In one Steroidobacteraceae bacterium genomic region, the following are encoded:
- the recJ gene encoding single-stranded-DNA-specific exonuclease RecJ — translation MRVQRRPVDRSNALPGLNPVLARVYAARGVRSPRDIDLSLGEMLPVSSLQGIDAAIELLMAHRSPQRRVMVIGDFDADGATSTALAVRALRSMEFSHVDYLVPNRSEFGYGLTPEIVAVAAARRPTLIITVDNGISSLQGVRRARELGIDVLVTDHHLPGPELPNANVIVNPNCQQGEFGSRSLAGVGVIFYVCAALQRALAASSAAARATRVADWLDLVALGTVADLVPLDRNNRVLVAQGLSRIRAGRCVPGLRALMQLAGRELGSANSADLGFTVGPRLNAAGRIDDMSIGIQCLLTDDESTARMLAARLDQLNGERRAIEAQMQQTALAAVRHLRDGPLADARRGVTLYEADWHQGIVGLVASRIKDRLRRPVVAFARAGDALLRGSARSVAGVHVRDVLARIDALHPQLIVRFGGHAMAAGLTLHEEQIETFAEAFDTAVREAQGDAIRADVVETDGELSVEELSLQTAAALRDGGPWGPLFPEPSFDGQFRLSQARVVGERHLKLWLEHCESGRRFDAIAFGYLAPGEVLQRLPGDARVVYRLDVNSFRGETRLQLLVDHLIC, via the coding sequence GTGAGGGTGCAGCGACGTCCCGTCGATCGGTCGAATGCGCTGCCGGGCCTGAATCCGGTACTGGCCCGTGTCTACGCAGCGCGCGGCGTGCGCTCGCCCAGGGACATCGATCTTTCGCTTGGCGAGATGTTGCCGGTATCGAGTCTGCAGGGGATCGATGCGGCGATCGAACTTCTCATGGCGCACCGCTCGCCGCAGCGCAGGGTCATGGTCATTGGCGACTTTGACGCCGATGGCGCGACCAGCACGGCCCTTGCTGTCCGCGCCTTGCGTAGTATGGAATTTTCCCACGTCGATTATCTCGTTCCCAATCGCAGCGAGTTTGGCTACGGGTTGACACCCGAGATCGTGGCGGTCGCGGCCGCTCGGCGTCCGACCTTGATCATTACCGTCGACAACGGAATTTCGAGCCTGCAGGGCGTTCGGCGCGCCCGCGAGCTTGGCATCGACGTGCTGGTCACCGATCACCACCTGCCGGGTCCCGAGTTGCCGAATGCCAATGTCATCGTCAATCCAAATTGCCAGCAGGGCGAATTCGGCTCCCGGTCACTGGCAGGCGTCGGTGTCATTTTCTACGTCTGCGCAGCCCTGCAGCGTGCACTTGCCGCGAGCTCGGCCGCGGCGCGGGCCACGCGGGTCGCGGACTGGCTCGACCTGGTCGCGCTTGGCACGGTGGCCGACCTGGTGCCGCTCGATCGCAACAACCGTGTGCTGGTCGCGCAAGGCCTCTCGCGCATCCGTGCTGGCCGATGCGTGCCCGGCTTGCGCGCGCTCATGCAACTGGCTGGCCGCGAACTCGGCTCAGCGAATTCGGCCGACCTCGGCTTCACTGTCGGTCCGCGCCTGAATGCGGCGGGGCGCATCGACGACATGAGCATCGGTATCCAGTGCCTGCTGACGGACGACGAATCGACGGCCCGGATGCTGGCCGCACGCCTCGATCAACTGAATGGCGAGCGTCGGGCGATCGAGGCGCAGATGCAACAGACCGCGCTCGCGGCGGTGCGCCACCTGCGGGACGGCCCGTTGGCGGATGCGCGCCGCGGTGTGACGCTGTACGAAGCCGACTGGCACCAGGGTATCGTCGGACTGGTCGCGAGTCGTATCAAGGACAGGTTGCGTCGCCCGGTCGTGGCCTTTGCGCGCGCGGGCGATGCACTCCTGCGTGGGTCTGCGCGCTCGGTCGCAGGTGTCCATGTGCGCGATGTGCTGGCGCGTATCGACGCCTTGCACCCGCAGCTGATCGTGCGCTTCGGTGGCCATGCCATGGCCGCCGGCCTGACCCTGCACGAGGAGCAGATCGAGACCTTCGCCGAGGCATTCGACACCGCGGTCCGCGAAGCGCAGGGAGATGCAATTCGCGCTGACGTCGTGGAGACCGATGGCGAGCTGTCTGTCGAGGAGCTGTCACTGCAGACGGCGGCGGCGCTACGCGACGGTGGACCCTGGGGGCCATTGTTTCCGGAGCCATCTTTTGATGGCCAGTTCCGGCTCAGTCAGGCCCGTGTCGTGGGCGAGCGCCACTTGAAGCTCTGGCTCGAGCACTGCGAGTCAGGGCGACGCTTCGATGCCATCGCCTTTGGCTATCTGGCCCCTGGTGAAGTCCTGCAGCGCCTGCCAGGCGACGCGCGGGTCGTCTATCGTCTCGACGTCAACAGCTTTCGCGGCGAAACGAGATTGCAGCTGCTCGTCGATCACCTTATTTGCTAG
- the kdsA gene encoding 3-deoxy-8-phosphooctulonate synthase: MKLAGFEVGLERPLFVIAGPCVVETAALTEEIAGRLKEITGRLGINFIFKASYDKANRSSLESYRGPGIEAGLKILADLRQRLAVPVLTDVHEDSPLGEVADAVDVLQTPAFLCRQTNFIRAVAAVGKPVNIKKGQFLSPWEMGNVVAKARSTGNQQIMVCERGASFGYHNLVSDMRSLAVMRATGCPVVFDATHSVQLPGGQGDRSGGQREFVPVLARAAAAVGVAGIFMETHPDPQRALSDGPNAWPLDRVASLLESLQEIDHCIKRKPLEELEE; the protein is encoded by the coding sequence ATGAAGCTCGCGGGGTTCGAGGTCGGCCTCGAGCGGCCGTTATTTGTCATCGCCGGCCCCTGCGTGGTTGAGACTGCCGCGCTCACGGAGGAGATTGCCGGACGGCTGAAGGAAATTACTGGCAGGCTCGGTATCAACTTCATCTTCAAGGCGTCCTACGACAAGGCCAATCGATCCTCGCTGGAGAGTTATCGCGGCCCCGGGATCGAGGCGGGTCTGAAGATCCTCGCCGACCTGCGTCAGCGGCTGGCTGTTCCGGTTCTGACCGACGTGCACGAGGACTCGCCGTTGGGCGAGGTCGCCGATGCGGTGGATGTGCTGCAGACGCCTGCGTTCCTGTGCCGTCAGACGAACTTCATTCGCGCCGTTGCGGCTGTCGGCAAGCCGGTGAATATCAAGAAAGGGCAATTCCTCTCGCCCTGGGAGATGGGCAATGTCGTTGCCAAGGCGCGTTCGACGGGTAATCAGCAGATCATGGTCTGCGAGCGCGGCGCGAGTTTTGGCTATCACAACCTGGTTTCTGATATGCGATCGCTCGCGGTGATGCGGGCGACAGGCTGTCCGGTCGTGTTCGATGCAACCCATAGCGTGCAGCTGCCGGGCGGCCAGGGCGACAGATCGGGTGGCCAGCGCGAGTTCGTGCCAGTCCTGGCGCGCGCAGCCGCCGCAGTTGGCGTCGCCGGCATATTCATGGAGACACACCCTGATCCGCAGCGAGCGCTCTCGGACGGACCCAATGCCTGGCCACTTGACCGCGTGGCATCGCTGTTGGAGTCGCTGCAGGAAATCGACCATTGCATCAAGCGCAAACCACTGGAGGAACTCGAGGAATGA
- the ftsB gene encoding cell division protein FtsB, with the protein MKWFAVALLAITLLLQLGLWVSDNGVREIYRLEAAVADQALQNATMRQRNQLLAAEVADLKKGTAALEERARSELGMIAARESFFQVVPGRAPPAYATAQNGTTSR; encoded by the coding sequence ATGAAGTGGTTCGCCGTTGCGCTGTTGGCCATCACCCTGCTGTTGCAGCTGGGTTTGTGGGTCTCGGACAACGGCGTGCGCGAGATCTATCGCCTTGAAGCCGCGGTTGCCGACCAGGCTCTGCAGAACGCGACGATGCGCCAGCGCAATCAGCTGCTGGCCGCGGAAGTCGCCGACCTCAAGAAGGGGACCGCGGCGCTCGAGGAGCGCGCACGCAGCGAGCTCGGCATGATTGCCGCTCGCGAGTCCTTCTTCCAGGTCGTTCCGGGGCGCGCCCCGCCCGCCTATGCGACTGCCCAGAACGGGACAACCTCCCGCTAG
- the surE gene encoding 5'/3'-nucleotidase SurE, with the protein MKILVSNDDGYRASGIRALAKALSALGEVTVVAPDRNKSGASNSLTLDVPLRVAQAEPGVYFVNGTPTDCVHIAISGYFDFDHDMVVSGVNDGANLGDDVLYSGTVAAAIEGRFLGLPTMAVSLVTQRRGIGARNFDVAARIAAQLVERLLAQPLDRATILNVNIPDVSWEELRGIKATRLGFRHRSKGIQPAADPYGRRVFWVGPAGDGQDAGPGTDFDAVANGFVSVTPLQIDLTRHAAVEGLAQWLPEHL; encoded by the coding sequence GTGAAAATTCTTGTCAGTAACGACGATGGGTACCGCGCGAGCGGCATCAGGGCGCTTGCGAAGGCACTGTCTGCGCTCGGCGAAGTCACGGTCGTGGCGCCGGATCGCAACAAAAGCGGTGCCAGCAATTCACTTACGCTCGACGTGCCTTTGCGGGTCGCGCAGGCTGAACCAGGCGTTTATTTCGTGAACGGCACGCCGACGGACTGTGTCCATATCGCGATATCCGGTTACTTCGACTTCGACCACGACATGGTTGTATCGGGCGTCAACGACGGCGCCAATCTCGGTGATGACGTGCTTTACTCGGGCACGGTCGCGGCAGCCATCGAGGGGCGGTTCCTTGGTCTTCCTACGATGGCCGTGTCGCTGGTGACCCAGCGCCGCGGCATCGGCGCGCGCAATTTTGACGTCGCGGCGAGGATCGCGGCGCAGCTGGTCGAGCGCCTGCTGGCGCAACCGCTCGACCGCGCGACCATTCTGAATGTGAACATTCCCGATGTGTCCTGGGAGGAGCTGCGTGGCATCAAGGCGACGCGTCTCGGTTTTCGCCATCGCTCGAAAGGCATACAGCCCGCCGCAGACCCCTATGGCCGACGCGTCTTCTGGGTGGGGCCCGCGGGTGATGGCCAGGATGCCGGGCCGGGCACGGATTTCGACGCAGTGGCGAACGGCTTCGTGTCGGTCACTCCGCTGCAGATCGATCTCACGCGCCATGCTGCGGTCGAGGGGCTGGCGCAATGGCTGCCCGAGCACCTGTGA
- a CDS encoding protein-L-isoaspartate(D-aspartate) O-methyltransferase: MAARAPVNELRYSGIGMTSARTRDRLVQRLRDKGIKNAAVLQQMRNVPRHIFVDEALASRAYEDTALPIGHGQTISQPYIVARMTEALIEGRKPANVLEVGTGCGYQTAVLAGLVERVATVERIKPLLDRARATLKELGVRNVRFRHGDGTRGWRQHAPYDAILVAAAPLAVPEPLLQQLAEGGRLVMPVGAEGAQVLMRFVRRGEKVDSQALGGVAFVPLVKGLS, from the coding sequence ATGGCTGCCCGAGCACCTGTGAACGAGCTGCGCTACAGCGGCATCGGCATGACTTCGGCCCGCACGCGCGACCGGCTGGTGCAACGCTTGCGCGACAAAGGCATCAAGAACGCGGCCGTGCTGCAGCAGATGCGCAACGTGCCGCGCCACATATTTGTCGACGAAGCGTTGGCGAGCCGGGCATACGAAGATACGGCCCTACCGATTGGACACGGCCAGACCATCTCGCAGCCCTATATCGTCGCGCGCATGACCGAGGCGCTCATCGAGGGACGCAAACCCGCCAATGTTCTTGAGGTCGGCACCGGTTGCGGCTATCAGACTGCGGTCCTCGCGGGGCTCGTCGAACGTGTGGCAACAGTCGAGCGTATCAAGCCGTTGCTCGATCGTGCGCGAGCGACACTCAAGGAGCTCGGCGTTCGCAACGTGCGTTTCCGCCATGGGGATGGCACGCGTGGCTGGCGCCAGCACGCGCCCTACGACGCCATACTGGTCGCGGCGGCGCCGCTCGCGGTGCCCGAGCCCTTGTTGCAGCAATTGGCCGAAGGCGGCCGGTTGGTCATGCCGGTCGGCGCGGAGGGGGCGCAGGTCCTGATGCGCTTCGTACGACGGGGCGAGAAAGTCGACAGCCAGGCACTCGGTGGCGTCGCGTTCGTGCCCCTCGTCAAAGGTCTATCGTGA
- the eno gene encoding phosphopyruvate hydratase codes for MTKIAAILAREIIDSRGNPTVEADVTLASGQRGRAAVPSGASTGSREAIELRDGDVKRYLGKGVRKAVANVNGEIRKALLGRDCRDQAAIDRLMIELDGTENKERLGANAILAVSLANAHAAAAAEGVGLYRSLAGSVAPSMPVPMMNIINGGAHANNRLDIQEFMILPVGAPSFQEALRYGAEIFHTLKKILNKQGFSTAVGDEGGFAPNLASNAEALGVILAAIEQAGYVAGKDIYLGLDVASTEFYRNGRYQLEGEGREFDSGGFVDYLADLVSHYPILTIEDGMAEGDWDGWKSLTERLGARVQLVGDDLFVTNTRILREGIERAIANAILIKPNQIGTLTETLAAIELADKSGYAAVVSHRSGETEDSTIADIAVATTATQIKTGSISRSDRVAKYNQLLRIEAELGQVRYCGMSAFPIKP; via the coding sequence ATGACGAAGATTGCCGCAATTCTTGCTCGCGAGATCATCGATTCGCGCGGCAATCCGACCGTTGAGGCCGATGTCACACTCGCGAGCGGTCAGCGCGGGCGCGCAGCGGTGCCATCCGGTGCGTCCACCGGATCACGCGAAGCGATCGAGTTGCGCGATGGCGACGTCAAGCGCTACCTGGGCAAAGGTGTGCGCAAAGCCGTCGCAAACGTCAACGGCGAGATTCGCAAGGCACTACTTGGCCGGGATTGCCGTGACCAGGCCGCGATCGATCGCCTGATGATCGAGCTCGACGGCACCGAGAACAAGGAGCGGCTCGGCGCGAACGCGATACTGGCAGTATCACTTGCCAATGCCCATGCGGCCGCAGCCGCCGAGGGCGTCGGACTGTATCGCTCGCTTGCCGGATCGGTGGCACCATCGATGCCGGTGCCCATGATGAACATCATCAACGGCGGAGCTCATGCCAACAATCGCCTGGACATCCAGGAATTCATGATCCTGCCGGTGGGCGCTCCGAGCTTTCAGGAAGCCCTGCGCTATGGCGCGGAGATTTTTCACACGCTGAAGAAGATCCTCAACAAACAGGGGTTTTCCACGGCGGTCGGCGATGAGGGCGGTTTCGCGCCCAATCTGGCATCCAATGCCGAGGCGCTCGGCGTCATCCTCGCCGCGATCGAGCAGGCGGGCTATGTTGCCGGCAAGGACATCTACCTGGGCCTCGATGTCGCCAGCACGGAATTTTATCGAAATGGCAGATACCAGCTCGAGGGCGAGGGTCGCGAGTTCGATAGCGGCGGGTTTGTCGATTACCTTGCCGACCTCGTCAGCCATTATCCGATACTGACGATCGAAGATGGCATGGCGGAAGGCGACTGGGACGGATGGAAGTCACTCACTGAAAGGCTGGGCGCAAGGGTGCAGCTCGTAGGCGATGATCTCTTTGTAACCAATACCCGGATCCTGCGCGAAGGCATCGAGCGCGCCATCGCCAATGCCATTCTCATCAAGCCGAACCAGATTGGCACGTTGACAGAGACACTTGCGGCAATCGAACTGGCCGACAAGTCAGGCTATGCTGCGGTCGTGTCTCACCGCTCGGGCGAGACCGAGGACTCGACCATCGCCGATATCGCCGTGGCGACGACGGCGACCCAGATCAAGACCGGATCGATTTCCCGATCCGACCGCGTGGCGAAGTACAACCAGTTGCTGCGCATCGAGGCGGAACTCGGTCAGGTTCGATACTGCGGGATGAGTGCATTTCCGATAAAACCCTGA
- a CDS encoding Smr/MutS family protein yields MTAEADSLKNPADNDEAQIFRDAMRGVKPLRSTARSQSSQRRPKPRARFARAEKLAVLEESLSLSAEQLDTYAADELSFRRDGVQDSVLRRLRRGQYRRDAEIDLHGLTGAQARLQLRQFLTHAALANWRCVRIVHGKGLRSGHRGPVLKTMLNSTLRRLDSVLAFTSARHVDGGSGALYVLLRRPGGMG; encoded by the coding sequence ATGACTGCGGAGGCCGATAGCTTGAAAAACCCGGCGGACAATGATGAGGCGCAGATCTTTCGCGACGCCATGCGCGGGGTCAAACCGCTGCGTAGCACTGCCCGCTCGCAGTCCTCGCAGCGCAGACCGAAGCCGCGCGCGCGGTTTGCGCGTGCCGAGAAGTTGGCCGTGCTCGAGGAGAGCCTCAGCCTCTCGGCCGAGCAGCTCGACACCTACGCCGCGGACGAGCTCAGTTTTCGGCGCGACGGTGTCCAGGACAGCGTGCTGCGGCGGCTCAGACGCGGTCAGTACCGCAGGGACGCGGAAATCGACCTGCATGGCCTGACCGGCGCACAGGCCCGGCTTCAGCTGCGTCAGTTCCTGACGCACGCAGCGCTCGCGAACTGGCGTTGCGTTCGTATCGTGCACGGCAAGGGCCTGCGCTCCGGGCATCGTGGTCCTGTTTTGAAGACCATGTTGAACAGCACATTGCGCCGACTCGACAGCGTGCTCGCGTTTACCTCCGCGCGGCATGTCGACGGCGGCAGCGGTGCCTTGTATGTCTTGCTGCGCCGACCGGGCGGCATGGGTTGA
- a CDS encoding Mth938-like domain-containing protein yields MQDLAGPVVINAYEDGVIVVDSERYRLPCAIDATRGVQPLPLDRFADLDGEWLCGWLPRSPSILLLGCGARQQFAPRALRESMQARGTATEAMPSAAACRTFNVLAAESRDVVALLFTE; encoded by the coding sequence ATGCAGGACCTGGCTGGCCCGGTTGTCATCAACGCCTATGAAGACGGCGTAATCGTGGTCGACTCCGAGCGCTATCGCCTGCCCTGCGCAATCGATGCGACGCGGGGCGTGCAGCCCCTTCCGCTTGATCGTTTCGCCGATCTTGACGGCGAGTGGCTATGTGGTTGGCTGCCACGATCGCCGTCCATACTCTTGCTCGGCTGCGGCGCACGACAGCAGTTCGCGCCGCGCGCTCTTCGCGAATCGATGCAAGCGCGCGGCACAGCGACGGAAGCCATGCCGTCCGCCGCGGCGTGCCGGACATTCAACGTGCTCGCCGCCGAATCGCGCGATGTCGTCGCGCTGTTGTTCACGGAATGA
- the prfB gene encoding peptide chain release factor 2 (programmed frameshift): MEVTQTRKVLRDLESRLQMLRGYLDYDRKRERLEEVNRELEDPAVWGNQERAQELGRERARLSAALGGLDAAQQGISDNLELLELVAAEADDAALAEIDRDAERLRTTVEQFEFRRMFSGEMDSHSAFLDIQAGAGGTEAQDWAQMLLRMYLRWCASRGFDAEVIDSSPGEVAGIKSATVQIQGEYAYGWLRTETGVHRLVRKSPFDSGNRRHTSFASVFVSPEVDDDIQIEINPADLKMDVYRASGAGGQHVNKTESAVRITHVPSGIVVACQNERSQHKNRSTAMKMLKAKLYELEVNKRNAAAQVLEESKSDVSWGHQIRSYVLDQSRIKDLRTGVEIGNTTAVLDGGLDPFLEAALKAQLQ; the protein is encoded by the exons ATGGAAGTTACACAGACGCGCAAGGTTCTGCGCGACCTCGAGTCGCGGCTGCAGATGCTCAGGGGGTATCTT GATTACGATCGCAAGCGCGAACGGCTCGAAGAGGTCAATCGGGAGCTTGAGGATCCTGCGGTCTGGGGTAATCAGGAACGCGCGCAGGAGCTCGGCCGCGAGCGGGCGCGGCTGAGCGCGGCGCTCGGCGGCCTGGACGCCGCGCAGCAGGGCATCAGCGACAACCTGGAGCTGCTGGAGCTGGTTGCCGCCGAAGCGGACGATGCGGCACTTGCCGAGATCGACCGTGATGCAGAACGATTGCGCACCACGGTCGAACAATTCGAATTCCGGCGCATGTTCTCGGGCGAGATGGACTCGCACAGTGCCTTCCTCGACATCCAGGCGGGCGCTGGCGGCACCGAGGCTCAGGACTGGGCGCAGATGCTGCTGCGCATGTACCTGCGGTGGTGTGCCTCGCGCGGCTTCGATGCCGAAGTGATCGACTCCAGCCCCGGCGAAGTGGCGGGCATCAAGAGCGCGACTGTGCAGATCCAGGGAGAATACGCCTATGGCTGGCTGCGTACCGAAACCGGCGTGCATCGCCTGGTGCGCAAGTCGCCCTTCGACTCAGGCAATCGCCGCCATACATCCTTTGCCTCGGTGTTCGTCTCGCCGGAAGTCGACGACGATATCCAGATCGAGATCAATCCCGCCGATCTCAAGATGGATGTCTATCGCGCGAGCGGTGCCGGCGGCCAGCACGTCAACAAGACCGAATCCGCGGTGCGCATCACGCACGTGCCGAGCGGAATCGTCGTCGCCTGCCAGAATGAGCGCAGCCAGCACAAGAATCGATCGACGGCGATGAAGATGCTGAAGGCGAAGCTTTATGAGCTCGAGGTCAACAAGCGCAATGCCGCTGCCCAGGTGCTCGAGGAATCCAAATCCGATGTCAGCTGGGGGCACCAGATCAGATCCTATGTGCTCGACCAGTCGCGCATCAAGGATCTGCGTACCGGCGTCGAGATCGGCAATACCACGGCCGTTCTCGACGGCGGTCTCGATCCCTTCCTCGAAGCGGCGCTGAAGGCGCAACTGCAGTAG
- a CDS encoding CTP synthase, with amino-acid sequence MTRFIFVTGGVVSSLGKGIAAASLGAILEARGLKVAMVKLDPYINVDPGTMSPFQHGEVFVTEDGTETDLDLGHYERFVRTTTGRDSNFTTGRIYERVIARERRGDYLGATVQVIPHITDEIKRSIFHGANEADVCMVEIGGTVGDIESLPFLEAIRQLGVELGRNRCLYLHLTLVPIVGGSGEIKTKPTQHSVKELRGIGIQPDVLLCRCRDPLPDEQRRKIALFTNVEERAVISAVDADDIYKIPILLHEQLLDQIVVEKLALNAPPTDLAEWRQVVAAKANPECTVDIAMVGKYVQIRDSYISLNEALVHGGIKTRTRVNIHYIESAQIEQAGTGALDGMDAILVPGGFGERGIEGKIAAVRYARENRVPYLGICLGMQIAAIEFARYVLGLDAAHSTEFKRDTPDPVIALITEWQDRKHGQQMRADDADKGGTMRLGAQPVRLVGGSRVRDLYGREEIHERHRHRYEFNNRYRDAFRERGVLFAGLSPDDLVEILELPQHPWFVATQFHPEFTSTPRDGHPLFTGFIRAARAQRLSQMPAAAGA; translated from the coding sequence ATGACTCGATTCATATTCGTCACCGGCGGCGTCGTTTCCTCGTTGGGCAAGGGCATTGCTGCCGCGTCTCTGGGCGCGATCCTCGAGGCGCGCGGCCTCAAGGTCGCCATGGTGAAGCTCGATCCCTATATCAACGTCGATCCCGGCACGATGAGTCCGTTTCAGCACGGCGAGGTATTCGTCACCGAAGATGGCACCGAGACCGATCTCGACCTGGGCCATTACGAGCGCTTCGTGCGCACCACGACGGGCCGGGACAGCAATTTCACCACCGGCCGCATCTACGAACGTGTGATCGCCCGGGAGCGGCGAGGGGATTACCTCGGTGCGACCGTGCAGGTCATCCCGCACATCACCGACGAAATCAAGCGAAGCATCTTCCACGGTGCCAACGAGGCCGATGTGTGCATGGTCGAGATCGGCGGCACGGTTGGCGATATCGAGTCGCTCCCGTTCCTTGAAGCCATTCGGCAGCTCGGTGTCGAGCTCGGGCGCAATCGCTGCCTCTACCTGCATTTGACCCTCGTGCCGATCGTCGGTGGATCGGGCGAGATCAAGACCAAACCGACCCAGCACTCGGTCAAGGAATTGCGCGGCATTGGCATCCAGCCCGACGTGTTGCTGTGCCGTTGCCGGGATCCACTGCCGGACGAGCAGCGGCGCAAAATCGCCCTTTTTACCAATGTCGAAGAGCGGGCCGTGATATCCGCGGTCGATGCCGACGATATCTACAAGATTCCGATCCTGTTGCACGAACAATTGCTCGATCAGATCGTGGTCGAGAAGCTCGCGCTGAATGCGCCTCCTACCGATCTTGCCGAATGGCGCCAGGTGGTTGCCGCAAAGGCAAATCCGGAGTGCACGGTCGATATCGCAATGGTCGGCAAGTACGTGCAGATTCGCGACTCGTACATCTCGCTCAACGAAGCGCTGGTGCACGGCGGGATCAAGACGCGTACGCGCGTGAATATCCACTACATCGAATCCGCGCAGATCGAACAGGCGGGTACCGGGGCGCTGGACGGGATGGACGCCATCCTGGTGCCGGGCGGTTTCGGTGAACGTGGCATCGAGGGAAAGATCGCGGCAGTGCGTTACGCGCGGGAGAATCGCGTCCCTTACCTTGGTATTTGCCTTGGAATGCAGATCGCAGCGATCGAATTTGCAAGGTATGTGCTCGGCCTCGACGCCGCGCACAGTACGGAATTCAAGCGCGATACGCCCGATCCGGTCATTGCGCTGATCACCGAATGGCAGGATCGCAAGCACGGTCAGCAAATGCGCGCAGATGATGCGGACAAGGGTGGCACCATGCGACTCGGCGCCCAGCCCGTGCGACTGGTCGGTGGATCGCGGGTGCGCGATCTCTACGGCCGGGAGGAAATCCACGAGCGGCACCGGCACCGCTATGAATTCAACAACCGCTACCGCGACGCGTTCCGCGAACGCGGCGTGCTGTTCGCAGGCCTGTCGCCCGATGATCTGGTGGAAATACTCGAGCTGCCACAGCATCCATGGTTCGTGGCGACCCAGTTTCACCCCGAATTCACCTCGACGCCGCGCGATGGTCATCCGCTGTTCACGGGCTTCATTCGCGCAGCGCGTGCGCAGCGCCTCAGCCAGATGCCTGCAGCGGCTGGCGCATGA
- the ispD gene encoding 2-C-methyl-D-erythritol 4-phosphate cytidylyltransferase — protein sequence MRYWLILAAGGRGRRLRDDLPKQHVRIAGKTLLEHALEPFLADSSCRGIVLVSAADDARSRDVAEQARHRMANKAGAIWCASAGEERCHSVQNGLAYLRERVAPDDWVLVHDAARPCLDAADLGRLLRECADHPVGGLLACPVVDTLKLAQEGDCSGTADRNELWRAQTPQMFRFAALEAALEQAIDQARLPTDESQAIEWQGGRPRIVAGSTYNLKVTTKEDLLLAEAILQQRNTSAGPALRIGQGFDVHAFGPGDSVPLGGVRFANSRGVVAHSDGDVLIHALVDALLGAAGLGDIGVWFPPDDPAWRNAPSERFLSQAVAMLAERGYRIRNVDATIICEHPRIGEKRGAIRDSLARALALPASQINIKATTTERLGFLGRGEGIAAQVVALIEACEP from the coding sequence ATGCGTTACTGGCTGATTCTCGCCGCAGGCGGTCGCGGGCGGCGCCTTCGCGATGATCTGCCCAAGCAGCACGTCAGGATCGCTGGCAAGACGCTGCTGGAGCATGCCCTGGAGCCGTTCCTTGCCGATTCGTCGTGCCGTGGCATCGTCCTGGTCTCGGCAGCCGACGATGCGCGCTCGCGCGACGTGGCGGAGCAGGCGCGCCATCGCATGGCGAACAAGGCGGGTGCGATCTGGTGCGCGAGCGCGGGCGAGGAGCGCTGTCACTCCGTGCAAAACGGTCTGGCGTACCTGCGGGAGAGGGTCGCTCCCGATGATTGGGTGCTGGTCCACGACGCGGCGCGCCCATGTCTCGATGCCGCGGATCTCGGCCGGCTGCTACGCGAGTGCGCCGACCATCCGGTGGGTGGCTTGCTCGCCTGCCCGGTCGTCGACACACTCAAGCTCGCCCAGGAGGGCGACTGCAGCGGCACGGCGGATCGCAATGAGCTGTGGCGCGCGCAGACACCGCAGATGTTTCGTTTCGCTGCTCTCGAGGCGGCGCTCGAGCAGGCCATCGACCAGGCCAGGCTCCCCACTGATGAGTCGCAGGCGATCGAATGGCAAGGCGGTCGACCGCGAATCGTGGCGGGATCGACGTACAACCTCAAAGTGACGACCAAAGAGGATCTTCTTCTGGCGGAGGCAATCTTGCAGCAACGTAACACCAGCGCTGGACCGGCGCTGCGTATCGGGCAGGGCTTCGATGTGCACGCTTTCGGGCCAGGCGATTCGGTGCCACTCGGCGGCGTGCGATTCGCGAATTCGCGAGGCGTGGTCGCGCACTCCGATGGCGATGTCCTGATACATGCGCTGGTCGATGCATTGCTCGGTGCAGCCGGCCTCGGCGATATCGGAGTGTGGTTCCCGCCGGATGACCCCGCGTGGCGCAATGCACCCAGCGAGCGCTTCCTTTCTCAGGCCGTGGCCATGCTGGCCGAGCGCGGCTACCGAATCCGGAACGTGGATGCGACCATCATCTGCGAGCACCCGCGAATCGGTGAGAAACGCGGCGCAATTCGCGACTCGTTGGCACGGGCGCTTGCATTGCCAGCGAGCCAAATCAACATCAAGGCCACGACGACTGAAAGGCTTGGTTTTCTCGGCAGGGGCGAGGGCATCGCCGCGCAGGTGGTCGCGTTGATAGAGGCCTGCGAGCCCTGA